One Misgurnus anguillicaudatus chromosome 20, ASM2758022v2, whole genome shotgun sequence DNA segment encodes these proteins:
- the LOC129455216 gene encoding N-formyl peptide receptor 3-like, giving the protein MAFNTTSLEMVIDIIIVLLGTTGNSVVIWVAGVRMKPNVTNVWLVNLAVADLIFCVSRVTSLVSLFVHHWPFGVFVCKFMNFFKYTNMFCCVFLLAVISVDRVLCMWCPVFARIKRTLCVARVVSLGVWIVTIICSSPNFVYWGINIDKRNLSHCSLKRGADEGNVFYYIRFFCGFLFPFLVIFICYTLPAIGIRRTRLSGKSRPLRILASLVLAFFCCWAPYHILGLVRMINKKHPAVKIGWHVVSDLAYFNSCVNPILYFFMGLNLRQPCNQSLLGIFHRALKEEGQAPAPSGNIEEHSKSPKAVGTDHQTPE; this is encoded by the exons ATGGCCTTCAATACAACTTCATTAGAAATGGTCATCGACATCATCATTGTTCTTTTAGGCACCACTGGAAACTCTGTGGTCATCTGGGTGGCTGGCGTCCGTATGAAACCCAATGTCACCAATGTATGGCTGGTCAACCTCGCCGTGGCTGACCTGATCTTCTGCGTGTCACGAGTGACCTCGCTCGTCAGTTTATTTGTTCACCACTGGCCATTTGGGGTCTTCGTCTGTAAGTTTATGAACTTTTTCAAGTATACCAACATGTTTTGCTGTGTTTTTCTTCTGGCTGTTATCAGTGTGGATCGAGTGCTCTGCATGTGGTGCCCAGTATTTGCCAGGATTAAACGGACGTTATGTGTTGCTCGTGTGGTCAGTTTGGGGGTTTGGATTGTGACGATCATCTGCAGTTCACCAAACTTTGTGTACTGGGGGATCAACATTGATAAGAGGAACTTGAGCCATTGCTCACTGAAG AGAGGAGCAGATGAAGGAAATGTTTTCTACTACATTCGCTTCTTTTGTGGATTTTTGTTTCCTTTCCTTGTGATCTTTATCTGCTACACACTGCCTGCTATCGGGATTCGCAGAACGAGACTCTCCGGCAAATCAAGGCCTCTCCGGATTCTTGCTTCGTTGGTTTTGGCCTTTTTCTGTTGCTGGGCACCTTATCACATCCTAGGTCTTGTTAGGatgataaataaaaaacaccCTGCTGTAAAGATAGGCTGGCATGTGGTTTCAGACTTAGCCTATTTTAACAGCTGTGTGAACCCAATTTTATACTTCTTTATGGGACTGAATCTTAGACAACCTTGCAATCAAAGCTTGTTAGGGATTTTTCACAGAGCTCTTAAAGAAGAAGGCCAAGCTCCTGCACCGAGTGGCAATATTGAGGAACATTCAAAGAGCCCAAAGGCTGTTGGTACAGATCACCAAACACCTGAATGA
- the LOC129455614 gene encoding C3a anaphylatoxin chemotactic receptor codes for MTFNTTLQVHQYSKSKTTLDIVFYTIVVLLGTTGNSVVIWVAGIRMKPNITNVWLVNLAVADLIFCFTRLTSLISLFIHHWPFGDFICKFMSFFKYTNMFCSVFLLAVISVDRALCVWCPVMTRRKRTLCAARVVTLVVWIVALIFSSPYFVYQGVSLTKYNTSRCSMKEKETDGGHSAKYAYYYIRFFCGFVFPFLVIFICYTLAAVGIRRTRLSGKSRSLRILALLVFAFFCCWAPYHILGLVKLTNKNHPAVKMGWNMASNLAYLNSCVNPMLYFCTGLNLRRCCNQSLLGIFHRALTEEVQTLSTDASMKEHSGSVSKPASTFHQTSV; via the exons ATGACCTTCAATACAACTCTTCAAGTCCACCAATACTCCAAGTCCAAAACTACATTGGACATTGTCTTCTATACCATTGTTGTTCTCTTAGGCACCACTGGGAACTCTGTGGTCATCTGGGTTGCCGGCATCCGTATGAaacctaatatcactaatgtaTGGCTGGTCAACCTCGCCGTGGCTGACCTGATCTTCTGCTTTACACGACTGACCTCGCTTATCAGTTTATTTATTCACCACTGGCCTTTTGGAGACTTTATCTGTAAGTTTATGAGCTTCTTCAAGTATACCAACATGTTCTGCAGTGTTTTTCTTCTGGCTGTCATCAGTGTGGATCGAGCGCTCTGCGTGTGGTGTCCAGTGATGACCAGGAGGAAACGGACGTTATGTGCCGCACGTGTGGTCACTTTGGTGGTTTGGATTGTGGCGTTGATCTTCAGTTCACCATACTTTGTGTACCAGGGGGTTTCCCTTACCAAGTACAACACGAGCCGCTGCTCAATGAAG GAAAAAGAAACAGATGGAGGGCATTCAGCAAAGTATGCTTACTACTACATTCGCTTCTTTTGTGGATTTGTGTTTCCTTTCCTGGTGATCTTTATCTGCTACACACTGGCTGCTGTTGGGATTCGGAGAACGAGACTCTCCGGCAAATCAAGGTCTCTCCGGATTCTTGCTTTATTAGTTTTTGCCTTTTTCTGTTGCTGGGCCCCTTATCACATCCTAGGTCTTGTTAAGCTGACAAATAAAAACCACCCAGCTGTAAAAATGGGATGGAATATGGCTTCAAACTTGGCTTATTTAAACAGTTGTGTAAACCCAATGTTGTACTTCTGCACGGGACTGAATCTCAGACGATGCTGCAATCAAAGTCTGTTAGGGATTTTTCACAGAGCTCTTACTGAGGAAGTCCAAACTTTGTCAACGGATGCCTCTATGAAGGAACATTCTGGCAGTGTTTCGAAGCCTGCTAGTACATTTCACCAAACATCCGTTTGA
- the LOC129455215 gene encoding C3a anaphylatoxin chemotactic receptor, which produces MNFNTTVLHDSNVSSHSHPTKSTLDIIFYTIIILLGTTGNSVVIWVASVRMKPNVTKIWLVNLAVADLIFCLSRVTSLVRYFIGHWPFGDFVCKFMSFLKYTNMFCSVFLLAVISVERVICVWCPVFARNKRTLCAARVISLGVWIVALIFSSPNLVFRGIHTDHNLSYCHDKKEAIKGNSAKYAFYYIRFFCGLVFPFLVIFICYTLAAVGIRRTKLSGKSRPLRILALLVFTFFLCWAPYHILGLLKMINRKHPAVKLAWRMSSNLAYFNSCVNPILYFCVGLNLKQRCNQSLLGIFHRALTEGDQTPTPDGTIEEQSNSVS; this is translated from the exons atgAACTTTAATACAACTGTCCTCCATGACTCCAATGTCTCATCCCATTCCCACCCAACGAAATCTACATTGGACATTATCTTCTACACCATCATTATACTCTTGGGCACCACTGGAAACTCTGTGGTCATCTGGGTGGCCAGTGTCCGTATGAAACCCAATGTCACCAAAATATGGCTGGTCAACCTCGCTGTGGCTGACCTGATCTTCTGTCTGTCACGAGTGACCTCACTCGTCAGATATTTCATTGGCCACTGGCCATTTGGGGACTTTGTCTGTAAGTTTATGAGCTTTCTCAAGTATACAAACATGTTCTGCAGTGTTTTTCTTCTGGCTGTCATCAGTGTGGAGCGAGTGATCTGCGTGTGGTGCCCAGTATTTGCCAGGAATAAACGGACGTTATGTGCTGCTCGTGTGATCAGTTTGGGAGTTTGGATTGTGGCGTTAATCTTCAGTTCACCAAACTTAGTGTTCCGGGGGATCCATACAGATCACAACTTGAGCTACTGCCATGACAAG AAAGAAGCAATCAAAGGAAATTCAGCAAAGTATGCTTTTTACTACATTCGCTTCTTTTGTGGATTGGTGTTTCCTTTCCTGGTGATCTTCATCTGCTACACACTGGCTGCTGTTGGCATTCGAAGAACAAAACTCTCCGGCAAATCAAGGCCTCTTCGGATACTTGCTTTATTGGTTTTTACCTTTTTCTTATGCTGGGCACCTTATCACATCCTAGGTCTTCTTAAAATGATAAATAGAAAACACCCTGCTGTAAAGTTGGCATGGCGTATGTCTTCAAATCTAGCGTATTTTAACAGCTGTGTGAACCCAATATTGTACTTCTGCGTAGGACTGAATCTCAAGCAACGTTGCAATCAAAGCCTGTTAGGGATTTTTCACAGAGCTCTTACTGAAGGAGACCAAACTCCTACACCAGATGGCACTATTGAGGAACAGTCTAACAGTGTTTCATAG